The sequence gcactttttctttttaaaaaaagctaagtAATGATAGTGGAAATGGATACATCCAGTTAAGTAGTATAGCCACTATTATTAAATATACCTACATGCTGGGGTTGCTTGCTCtagaatgggaaattcctggagatttaggggtggagtctgggaagggcagggtttagaggaaggggggtataatgccatctagtccaccctccaaaatagtcattttctccaggggaactgatttctgtaatctggagatcagttgtatatccaggagctctccaggccctacttggaCATTTGGCAGTCCTTCTACatgcaaacagggcttttttccctggGGAAACAGGAGAGCGAACTATCTttcggggcaactcctggcaggaagtggcatcccacccccaccaccctgcaCGCTCCTGGgactgtgtggtgatgtcacttccgggaagtgacatcatcacacatgtgAATTGGCTCCCCCACCAGCGCTCCCATGATTTGTGCCAgctcgcctccccaccccttacctcgATCACACCATTGAGCCTCCCACAGGGGAGGCCGGCCAGGTGAGCAAGCGCGGCActgcctgctgcaaagcagcagcggAGGCTGGCATGCACGCACTGCTCAGCTGAGCCATGGCCCGGTGCTTCACCCCGATTGAGCAGGGGAGGCTGGCCTGGTGAGCAAGCGCACTGCAGCCCACTGGGAAGCAGTGGCAGGGGCTGGCGCATGTGCTGCTCAGCTGAGCTGCAGCCTGGTGCCTCATCCCACTCCAGCAGGGGAGGCCGGGCATGCAAGCAAGCGAGTGCACCATGGCCTGCTGCAAGGCTGAGGGGTGCCTCCCCGCCTCCCCAATGGAGCGGAGTGGGGAGGCACCTGGCATGGGCCAGCATGCCGTTCCCCCACCCTCTCACTGCATGTGCTTTCCCCCCCTTGCAGGAGcaggcttactttttaaaatggccatttactgcagggaaattgatctctgtctggagatcaggggggcgggaccaccacacacacacacgatctCCTTAGAGAGGTGCCGAAATGCTGTTCCAGTGCGTTCcagcagggaaaaaaaccctgcatgcaCATGTATCTGTTGTAGCTAAGTAGGAGAGCAAATCTGTGCCGTCGTACTCAGAATCCTACACAGgtgtattcagtggggcttatcaCTAGGCAAgtgttcttggggttgcactgttggCCACATTGCTGGAAGCTGGGCTGGGTTTTCTCAAGCACTGCTTCAAGCGCTAAAAAAACCCCTTGAAATCTCTTTgaacagagattttaaaaaatgaatgtgttTGCCATGGGAAGTGATATCTCTTAAGTAGTATCTCCAAATCTCTGAAAAATATTCCTTACAGAGTTTTAGCATGTACTTAAAGGCTTGAACATTAAGGTCCATGAATATTTCATTCAGCCCATGGCAGTCTTACcttttttgttggtttgtttaaaCTTTTATAGACTCAGGGCTTTTCTGCATTGGGTCTTTCCTCCAGCTTAGCTTCAACTTTATGGGTTTTTCTTTCCTTTACACAAGGTATAGTTTTTCAGTCAGTGTTCTCCGGTTTTTCTTTAAGTTTCTCCTGTATTTTTTAAGGCTACCTTCGTAGTGGTCTGAAAAAGCATAAGGGAAACTAAAAAAATCCCAAGCAAATCCAGAATACTGTGTGTAAAGGAGGGGAAAAGATGCAGTTCAGAAGCCACATGGTTGGATTAAGTTGATGTGGAAAAGCCTTGTGTGTATCAAAGCTTTCTCACAACAGCATGTGGTTGctgcagttttattttttaaagttatttatttatttatatcatattcgtactccaccctccctgcgagcaggctcagggcggataacaacattaaatcaattaaaacattccatactaaacattaaaaatatcatacaaaaatagcagcactctttttcctgatggcagcaTTACAATTAAgacaaataatacaacagtaaAACTGAAAATAGCAGTAGCTTAAAAAACAGTGTTGGGCAGCTATCACGGGGAGCGGGGTAgatgtatcctccagccagcggaggccccacctcagccataagcctggcagaacaactctgtcttacaggcccggcagaaagatagtaaatcctgccgggccctggtctcagtagacagagcgttccaccaggtaggagccaggactgagaaagctctggctctagtcgagggcaggcaggcctccttggagccagggactgataacagttGCTTTCCTCCCAatcagagggtcctctggggagtatacggggagagacggtccctcagatacgctggTCCAGGTcctcacagggccttataggtcaataccaagaccttgaaccaataccaagaccttgaaaaCCTAAAATAAAAAGTGTATTTGTCCCGCTAGCCATCTCGATTTCCCCTATCCCCATATTTCCTTACAGCAGTtgaaaaacctttttttaaaaaaaacctcctcacacaGTGTCTAAAGTAAACAGATATCGttattgctttgaaaataaagTGATTTTGTTCCTCGGATCGCTTCTTCGTGATTAGTTATCATGAAGATGCAGAGGTGAGTAGCATCAGGACAATGGGTTAGGTGAAATATCTGACATACCGTTACATAGGCAAACTCACCCCTTCCGCCAAATGCaaatgcttttctttctttgcaaCCAGTGTTCATCCCCGGACAAAATGAAACATGTTCTGGTTTTCAAGATCCCACTATACCTGGTTCTTGTATTACGGAAAGTACTGAAATATATCGGGATCTGCCACACTTCATACAATACACTGAATTTGCACCGTTTGCTCTTTTCCTTCATTGCGTTATCCTGAAATTAGGGCAGGCCAGGAGTACCTTACGGGCTCCGCTGTAAGGGTGTCAGTGAAGAAAATGATGAGTCTGTCCGTTGTGAGAGAGAATTAAGGCAAATGCTTCTTCTGTCTTGTTTAACTGACAGATCAACCTGCTGTTTTTAATGTGACGTTCCACCGGGCCGCTGATTACCCGATTGATCTGTACTACTTGATGGACCTCTCATTCTCCATGAATGATGATCTGGTGAATGTAAAGAAACTGGGAGGAGATCTCCTGGATGCTCTCAACCAAATCACCAGCCTTGCCAAGATAGGTGCGTGCGGGTCTAATGAATGAATTGTAATCACCTAAAAGATTACTAAAGATCTAATTTCCAGATTCGAGGTTTACTTTTAACTCCAGACTAGGTAAATTACAAAGGGTAAGTATGTTTTGCATACCTCACATTGTAACAATTGTCAATCGTGTTCCCATGGAAGGACTCTAAATTGGGCCATCTGCTGCCTCTCTATAGCAAGGGAATTGGGCTGCTTCTCACATGAAATGATTTCAATAGGCAGACCTGTGGCGTTTTATCTAACTTATGTGACCTGTATGTTGTAACTTCTGTAAAGGCTCTCTATCAGCAATGGGTATAACTCTCCCTGTTAAAATGTTATCATATGAACAATAATAAGAAACACTGTTTACTTGTTATATCAGGGTCTTTAAGACAGGGGACTTCTAGGTGGtggtaattagacatgggcacgaacaggggaaaaaacccgaacaccctgttcgtcattcggtgccatccatgaacaacgaacaacgaacatggatgaacatgaagtgttcccagacatgttccttgtttgttgttcgtgggggccagaaccacgtGATAGCTGGCTTATGTCAACCCTCCTggggttttgaaggcaagagacagatagtaataatatttgatttatataacgcccttcgggacaacttaacgcccactcagagtggtttacaaagtgtgctgttattctcacaacaatcatcctgtgaggtaggtgaggttgagagagctctgcgagagctgtgactaaaccaaggtcacccagctggcttcaagaggaggagtgaggaatcaaacctggttctccagattagagtcctgccactcttaattgCTATACCAAATTGGCTCCcaaacggaggtggtttgccattgcctgcctctgcaaccttggtttttgctggaggtctcccatccaattactaaggccaacactgcttagcttctgagatctgatgagatcaggcttgcctaggctatcctgacaggctatccaggtcagggcctgctGTTAAATACCTCATTATTTTAATCTACTGTGGTTTAAAGCCCTTCTGTATGTGCGTGTTCAGTAGTGTTATGCAGTTTCTGTCTGCTGCTTTTCAGTGCCACTTCTCTTGTGTTTCATCAGGGTTTGGTGCCTTTGTGGATAAGACTGTGTTGCCCTTTGTTAACACACATCCAGAGAAGCTGAAGAACCCCTGTCCAAACCAGGAGAGCAACTGTCAACCACCATTTGCTTTCAGGCATGTGCTCAGCCTCACAAATAACGTAAAGCAGTTTGCACAACAAGTGGGGGCGCAGCACATTTCAGGAAATCTTGATGCCCCGGAGGGGGGGCTGGATGCCATGATGCAAGCGGCTGTTTGTGGGGTAAGAGATCTGTCACACCTACAGTACAACAATGGGTACAATGATGAagtgttctgggggggggggggagaacttgaGTGAGAGGACACAGTCTTGCCATCAAGAGTGGTAGTTTTCCCAAAAGGTCTTAATGCTGCTAGTACCAGTTGTATTTTCTAGAGACTTCATGGGTAGCTCCACTTGGGGTTCATTGCCAATGTATAATCCAGAGCTTGCCAGAGAAAGCTAAATTTAGGCAAATGGCAGCTCAGGTAGGTCAAATATGGCTTCTTGGGTGCTGAACggcagtgttttttttctttgagcATCCTTATCCTCTGTTTTGTTGTCTTTTTGTGGTTTCTTCATTGTTCCTTTGGTTTCTCAAATTGGATCAAAGGTGGTTTGAGAAAGCACTGCCGTTTGGCTCCCAAAGCGTGGGAGAACCTCTATGTGAAAATACTCTCTTAAAATCCAGCTGATCTATCACTGCATTTCTTTATATCAACTCTAATTCTGCTATCTGGACTATCTATCTGATGAAGTTGACTGTGACCTGTCATGGGCACCCTGTTTCACAGGGACGCCAGGAGAGGATGTCAAGAGCAAAACACTCAAAGCTGGAGGGTGAATCCTCACCTCCCAGGGTAATAGGAGCTCCCACCAATCTCTCTAAACTAACTATCATATGTGAGACAAACTATCACCAAGAGACAAATCTCCAGCCCTACCAGGTGTTAAACAAAAAGTCAACCGTGCAAGGTAGGATGCTTGTACAGGCTTGGCTTCTGATGGTGCTGGAATGTCTCCTAAGGTGTCTCCAAGTCACCTTACTCATGAAGACACATTACTGAAGAGTCAGGAAAATTTTAATGAGCTTCTAGAGATTTGTTCTCCCCCAGTTGTTGTCATTACACTTTCTCTGGCAGGGAGAGTTTTGTTTCGGATGAGCTGGAGATGTTGGGGGAAAGGAAGCATGTGGaagtcttgctgctgctgcttcctcacCCCATATCTTTGCTGTATCTGTAAGAATAATGAGTTCATGCAATAGTGTAGTATTTTTACGGTAGCATTAAACTCCTTCACGATACTAACTGCTTGGGAGTAGAACCTAGAAGGGTGGTGGACTATCCCTCTGTGGAGATTTCCGAAGAACAGCTGTTAAGACTACTGCAGCATAGAAGTTATCTGGTCTCAGACAGGAATTGGGACTGGGTGATTTATTGGGACCCTTCCTGCTTTTACTTTATAAATGTATTTACTGTTTTGaaaccttttcttcttttttttaatccagtCTAAAATTGGCTGGACTAACGCCACTCGCTTACTGGTGTACACTACAGACGATGGTTTCCATTTTGCTGGGGATGGAAAGCTTGGAGCTATCTTAACTCCTTTTGACGGGAAATGCCACCTGGAGGGAAATATGTATACAAAAAGCAACGAATACGTAAGTTCTCTGAGCTGCCAGTACACCGCATAAAGCAATTGCAATGAGCAGCGTAATATGTGATCTATAATAAGTTATTTTAGGCTTGAACAGGAACTCTGTGGCTCATATCATCTCATAATGACTCATCTCCTATCTTCTCATAATTTTCAAAGGATATACTCACTGACAgtataaaaatatgaaaaaaatcattttcctaGGTCCATTTGGGCGGCACAATTTGGTGATAATTAATTATGGTCAAGATTTATAATCAGTACTACAGGAAACCtcggaagttttttttttaactgaccccaaactaaaagccaaaattatgtATACTGCTTATTTCATGGCTTCTATAGAAGAAAGGAGGAGAATGGCCAGTGGCTGAGACTGCATGATTTCTCTGGTGGGAAAGAGTAGGGTCCATATTAAAAAATCCCTCTCACTTGGTGATGGTGATACAGTCACTAGGCTTGGAACCCAAACTGGTGACTCAAATGAAGTGCCGTCCAAGACCAACAAATCTTGGGAAATCATGTCTGCTGAATTGAAAAGAGACCCTTCCAAAGTAGCTTTCATTAATGTTTCCTTTTTCAACAGGACTATCCATCCGTTGGCCAGCTGGTGCAAAAACTTGAAGAAAATAATATCCAGCCCATTTTCGCCGTCACCCATAAAGTTGCTGATACATACCGAGTAAGCAAAATTTCCAGAGGTATAGAAAGTTAGGCATGCAATTACTATAGTGAAAAAGGGGAAAGATGCaaagtgcaaccctaagcagagacatgggctgtttccacacgtcttacctgcctgcagaacatcgcgcgaaagacccagaagacagcttcttcttgcacgaaatcacaccaggaagatgctgttattcgGGAGTTTTGTGTGAATCGTGTTTTGTTTTGCGTGAATCGTGCAaaactcagaaactaagcagaatCTGATCTCATTAGTACTTAGAAAGGAGACcatcaaagaagaccagggttgctatgcagcaGCAGGCAACGATAAActacctctcttgccttgaaaatcccaacaaggggtcaccataagtcaataagaacaacaacatttgttaGATACCCCCGCCCtccaggacagcttaacacccactcagagtggtttacaaagtatgttattatcctcacaacaagcaccctgtgaggtgggcggggctgagagagctccggagagctgtgactgatccaaagtcacccagctggcttcaagcggaggagtagataatcaaacccagttctccagattagagtcttgctgctcttaaccactacatcaaacttgcTCTCAAGTCATGTTGACTATGACtagacactttacacacacaatatGCACAgatcatggctgtttccacatggcttacctctgctcgtaacgacccggtagatcgcgcaaaaaacgcggaagatcgcgttttctcgcgcgggATTTGCGCGACATGACGTCAcatgacgttgcgcaaatctcgcacgagaaaacgcgatcttccacgttttttgcgcgatctaccaggttgttacgggcagaggtaagccgtgtggaaacggcccaagtcaGTGGAGGTGAGACTGGTTGTATCCTACTCTGACCTAGGGAGCCTTCATTCAGCACAGCAAGAGGCTGTTCCAAGCCTATTTTATTGGAGAAaaagctccttaggctggagggagGCTTAAAACCTCGCTGAGCTAGGATACAAGTCATTTTGCTTTTGTATTATAACCTGATAGATGTTGTTGTTCTGTATCTAATGGAGTGAGACAACACTTTGCTCTTCATTTGTAGAAACTAAGTGATATGATCCCCAAGTCTGCTGTCGGAGAGCTGCAAGAGGATTCCAGTAATGTCATCCAACTTATCCAGGATGCTTACAATGTAAGTATTAACTAGTAATATGCTTCCACCCTTTAGAgagatttaaaaaatgttaaactAATGTTTATTATCTTTGTGTAGATGTTTACATTGCTAGCTCATTTGAACGGTCAGGGAAATATATGGGTTCAAACTTTCGAAGTTTTTCCAGGTGTGGCTGCACAGCCCCTGCTCCGCTTTCCTGGTTGCTTTTCTTCAACTTCCTTTCTGTTCCCTATAGTGGAACCCTGATGAAGGTAACTGGCATGCtcagaaaaaggagaaagaactgCGGCTAAGGAAGAGATGGGAGTAAAGTCAACAACTGACATGCTTCCCCATCACTTCTGTTAAATCAGAAGTAGGAAGTAACTGTCTGAATAATTTCAAgggcttcttttctttctttctcccccttgTGAGTTGGATGCCTTGGGATGGCAGGGCCTTAAGCAAAGTGAAGTTCTGCTTTGGTTCCCTTGCCTCAATCTTACTACTCCCCtactagagccaagctacaagtgacgaattacacttgaacggcaagtgaacagactcatgtgtattcctccctgttcacttgcgctccacttgatcatgtggagcgcaagtggagcacaagtgaacagggaggaatacacgtgagtctgttcacttgccaggccagTGTAGTtcgacacttgtagcttggctcctagttaTCTGCTTCCTTAGAGGGAAATTAAATCCTACTATTTTTTCCTTTGGTTCAGCAgactctctccttcctttccatgtAGACCTTAATTCTTAGGATGCTTGGACGTTTGAAAAATGCAGTGCTATATTTTCTAGATCTCTTTTATCACAGTCAGCATTGCTGAAGCCAGTCTGTAGCCATTAGGAGCAAAAAATCCAACCCTCGCCAAACTGTTATCTGTTCATGCTACATTGAGTCAGCTCAGAAAGGGCAACAGAGATTTTTAGCTCCCTGCAAATGTCCCTCTTTTCCTCGGGAGATTCGTCTCAGTTTTCTCCCCATGGCTTAGGAAGATCGCTATTCTCTGCTTCTCACCTAAGCAGAGGAGACTTCACAGGCTTCCTAAACTACATAGCAAGGATCAGAAATGCCTCTTGGGAGAGAGACTGTGGGAGGAGGGTGACTTGCAGTGAATACTGCTTTGTGTTTTCTCTTGATGACGGTGGCACACTTGAGTTCCTCTCTTTGCTTCTTTCATCAAGCTCATTTTCATTTCTTTGCAGAACTTGTCTTCCAAAATCATTTTGGACCACGGTCCCATACCAAGCTTCATCAAAATCTCATACGACTCCTTCTGCCCTAACAAAATACACACCAAGGACAAACCAAGAGGGGAATGTGATAACGTCAAGAAGAATGATAGGGTAGGAAAAGACTGGTTGGCATGTTTCTGTTCTGCTTGCAGTTGGTGGGTGCACTGAGAAAAAAAGTAAGGTCATTTTTTTTTAGAGAGCCTTGCCACTTGCCACTTAAACCCTCTGTcccaaatcctttaaaaaaatacagcttGTTGTCTTCAGTATGCTTCATGAGTGGAGAATATTTCTATGATTCCTTTTTCCATTGTCCAAACATTACCTGATAAGGAGTTTAGATTTATGGAGACTCAGGACCTCTGTAAAGAGAGCAGATTGATTAAGGTGATCTGCTCCCAGAAGCAAATGTATTGGATGGATTCCTGATGCCCTCAGGATGTTTCTAGACAACATGGTTGATGCTCTTCTCAGTACCCTTGTCAGTTTGTGGAAGGTGGAGATGATTTGGCAATCGACACTATTGCCCCCCAGTTGCCCTCTGCCTCCCTGTCGAGCCCATGCTGGGAAGTTCAAGAGAATAAGCAAGGTCACACCTCCTCTGTCAACAAAGAATGGCCAAGACTTTCCCCAAACAAGACCTGAATATGCCTGCAAATGTACTTTGTGTTCAATCATATTCAAGTTTTCCTACACTGGCACTGCAGATATGTACCAAAGTGATGATTGTCCCTAAGTTCTCAGTAAGAGAAGTTATATCCTGAcgaaagttccctttgtcagtgAGTCAAAGCACCCTATCTAATGAAGGGATCTCCgacacttgaaagctcatatcctgaaaatctagttggtctttaagatactactggATGCAAATCTTGTAGATCCTAatgcagcactctaaccactacaccatgatgTTTCCATTGATGCAGAAGACATTGATGCCATTCTTTCAGCATATGTGTCACGCAAAATAGAAGACAGTCTGGGCATTCAATTGAAGACCAATATAAATAGTTTTGATTGTAAGCGGTGTGGCTCAAACAAAATGGGTCAGATTATTCCTCCACTTCATATCCACACTGTAGCAAATACAATTGCTGGATTTTTTTGGACATGATAAAGAGTCAGtatcagggccgtattaacccatggccgggctcctaggctttcaggtattttgggccccctccggcacttcagtctttcaccccactacagctgacggcctgaccctggtacggtaggttctagaccacagtacatagccctgtatccattttgagggtctcctgaagaattctattcacaattttttaatatttctattgcgcaagtagaactcttcaggaaagcacattttggatgtataattgttcaatactgtcgtattttgaagtgaataaaattttattatttattaaaaatatataatttatggatatattttaatataagagactcacttcaataaggaagtagttaattatcttattaatagaggttttATAAGAGAatgttaattgtaatttatgtgggggtgtgcctcagcaaaaaaattggCTGGCCTTTAGTCCCTGCGGgccccctaggcttcggcctagtcagccttattaATAATATGGCCCTGGTCATTATTTCAAATACAGTGAGATCGGAGGATTGAAAAAGCTGTTGATAAATCTTGGACAGAGTCTTCCTTTGACGACACATGTACAGGACAACATGGTGCAGTTCATTGTCAGATAAATACACTTCCCTATAGTGACCCCCCTATAGTGACCCCCCACCCTGTGGATTGGTCTGCTTGACAGATTCACTTTGCTCCTGGTGTTCTGTCATCTAtgtaaaacagagttgttcaGGAGGGTACTTTTATAAAGGAAGTAGGGCTATATCATAACATATGTGCACAGAAAAATTAACTTtgtttctactgatgtaatatgTTCTGTGCTGTTTAGCATctcatgtttaatatttatgttttGTTCAGACAACAGCTCTGATTCAAACTTCTTCAATTCCTGGTTTTGGTACACTGCTCATCAGatgtatcattttatttatttcattggtttacactgtgttatctgccttgaatctcagtgagaaaggcaggctatagatAATGCAAATATATACATAAGACAAGGCTGGTATCACTAAAGCAGAAACTTGTACAATGAAGtaggagaaaatgaagaaaaaaatctctgcagAGAATCAGGTGAACTGCCAGGTGTCTATCCTGCTCTTTTACAACAGATCATGGAAGGACTCTTAACTAATTGCAGATACCTACCAATCCCTTATACCAAGTTATTTCTTCCAAATATCACAGCATGGTGCAGGACAGTTCTGCAGCTACACAGATTGATTTTAATTCTGATTCAAAATCTCGCAATGTGGCTGGTTATACTCAAGAACCAATCATGGATCTGTATAATTTTACCTTACTTCCTACCATGACAGCTAACAACACTCGTCTTATGTTAGGAAGCCTGGTTTTGGATTTTAATTGACTGAAGAACTCTTTGTCTTCTTACAGATTACCTTCCAAGTGAAAATTACTGCAACCAAGTGTGTTGAGAACCAAGTTCTTACTATCCGTCCTCTAGGTTTCACGGACTCCCTCACCGTGAATATACGTAGTCGATGTAATTGTGAGTGTGATGAGGAAAGACTGGATCCCTCCGTCTGTAGTGGACACGGAAAAGTAGATTGTGGAATCTGCAGGTAATCCATTTACTCAAGCACTAATGTCAGCCCTTCACATAACAATAGGATATGTCAGGTCTATTGGGAAATTTTGACCTTTGTCATGATTTAAGGAGTTGCTGACACACGTACAACTAGATTTTGATGCAGTCTCTCACCCCAAGCTGCTCCTCCAGAAGGATCAAGCTTCTTGTTGAATATGAGAGTTTGAGGATTTGGTATGAAAGAAGTTTAAACACAAAACCTGGAGAAAATATGAATGTTGACAGCATACCCGTTTTTACCTCTCCTCTTGCAAAATCCCAAAATTGCTTTGGCTAGTTGACTAGGGCATTAACCCCTAGAGCTATTTTCATTTTTCATCCTTGCCTAGCATGGATGCAGGTATTCCTGGAGAAACAAAAACTGGGAAACTGCATAAAATCAAAGAAGTCATACATTTTCAAAGTACATAATGGTGCCAGGTTTCATTATATTGCTGATACACAGCCCCTTGGAGTGAGTGAAATCAAAGGTAATAACATAATGAGCTGAAACAGAAATCTGATTGTGTCTGATAGCTGTAAATGTTATCCAGCCCTGCAAGCTACATCCTTTGAAGGTGAAAATGCAGTAAATGCTACAGCATAGAAAGATCCCATAGACGGGATCTtaaagagggaggaaggaaggaaggaaaagagattATGGTACAAGTAAAGTACGCtgtgattttgtttgttttggtttttagcCTCATTTTTAGTCTTGATTCTTAGTCCTTTTATGTAATCAGAATGTTTCTTCTCTCCCACGCCAGATGCCATCCTGGTTTCACCGGAAAGAATTGTGATTGTGAAACTGGAGGAAAATCCAgcaaggaactagaaaagactTGTCGAAAGGACAACGCCTCAGTCATATGTTCTGGCCTTGGGGATTGTGTGTGTGGACAGTGCGCTTGCCACACCAATGACGATCCCAAAAAGCAGATCTATGGTCAGTTCTGTGAGTGCGACAATGTCAACTGTGAACTTCATGATGGCCAGATATGTGGAGGAGAAGGTGAGTGACGGGGAGAAGATCTGGGGCCGCTCTTGGCCTCCACTTGCCATTATTCCAGCAGGTTGCCTTTCCTGCTGTTATGGGCCTTTTTCAGAGCATCGTTTTTGGTTATGCTCCATCATTCTAACACTTTGCATCTCAGAAAGAGCTACTTGAATGCTACTGTTCTGCTCTAGACCTGTGATCCATGTGACTTCCTTACATGTAAGGATTTATCTTCAGAGTTCAAGTATTAAATCAAGTATTAAATCACTGTCTTGAGTCTGAGGAGAGAAGGCaggaaataaatttttaaaataaataaatacattgcatTTCCTCTAAGAAATTCTCCACGTTTGTTCCACTTTCCAAAGGTTCTTGTGCTAGCAGGGAGAGCCTATTCTCACTAGCATTGGTTGCAGTGCCAAGAGAATgtttt is a genomic window of Eublepharis macularius isolate TG4126 chromosome 1, MPM_Emac_v1.0, whole genome shotgun sequence containing:
- the ITGB2 gene encoding integrin beta-2, whose product is MFPERFLLLSAAGLLFLVTVFSLECTKYNVKTCEECIRSGPGCAWCKKRNFTKVGEPDSIRCDTMQQLQQRGCEGNIIFPESYADPYPLPPPFMKKQIYPETVDLRLRQDQPAVFNVTFHRAADYPIDLYYLMDLSFSMNDDLVNVKKLGGDLLDALNQITSLAKIGFGAFVDKTVLPFVNTHPEKLKNPCPNQESNCQPPFAFRHVLSLTNNVKQFAQQVGAQHISGNLDAPEGGLDAMMQAAVCGSKIGWTNATRLLVYTTDDGFHFAGDGKLGAILTPFDGKCHLEGNMYTKSNEYDYPSVGQLVQKLEENNIQPIFAVTHKVADTYRKLSDMIPKSAVGELQEDSSNVIQLIQDAYNNLSSKIILDHGPIPSFIKISYDSFCPNKIHTKDKPRGECDNVKKNDRITFQVKITATKCVENQVLTIRPLGFTDSLTVNIRSRCNCECDEERLDPSVCSGHGKVDCGICRCHPGFTGKNCDCETGGKSSKELEKTCRKDNASVICSGLGDCVCGQCACHTNDDPKKQIYGQFCECDNVNCELHDGQICGGEGRGRCDCGKCKCNTGFEGSACHCRSTTDGCVDEKGSVCSGRGKCECNTCHCQNGYQRPYCKDCPGCPSPCARYSSCVECLAFESGPLQKNCSTACSNIRLTPKLKDSRACREKDSQNCWISYEIVQEVGEEKYSMKFNPEKECPEPPNVAAIVGGIIAGVALIGLLLLIIWRFVTELIDRREYRRFEKEKAKAKWNDADNPLFKSATTTVVNPRFNGQ